The following proteins are encoded in a genomic region of Falco peregrinus isolate bFalPer1 unplaced genomic scaffold, bFalPer1.pri scaffold_35, whole genome shotgun sequence:
- the LOC129783357 gene encoding ribosome-binding protein 1-like isoform X1, with the protein MDVYDPQMPNVVLFGGLMVVSAIGIFLVFTFMEKVLRPSEEALAKQGKGLKKTQQKEKEKKKKEEAVEKKGKGKKNQEKPNGQVPEAHQSAPVVSSVTIKKSNVLPAHEEQKHNGPVKKVAASKKKSEPAPADSDGPLHLPYKTLVSTVSSTVFGEGEAQRLIEILTEKAGIVQDTWHAELAAERAKATAVEGKLKEQLLAREQEMAAVQARVQASYQDHVSETQQLQGKIRTLQEQLENGPDTQLARLQQENSILSDAFCQIRSQMESKQNAEVARLQEWCGKLMNELSEKSEVLRQEEQLRKSWKMKVAALERQMEQLQEKLGKKKKRKNRGQAASELQERLKVTRDQLAKGRLKKCKEQLQETVLVVAAAIPPLGAGGGQGEARVRQWLKTGDKVALAARNHLGGFWEALGAQEMVAMVLPSQKAGPGPSVKRFDA; encoded by the exons ATGGATGTCTATGACCCTCAGATGCCGAATGTCGTGCTCTTTGGAGGTCTGATGGTGGTATCAGCCATCGGGATCTTCCTGGTGTTCACCTTCATGGAGAAGGTCCTCCGTCCTTCTGAGGAAGCCTTGGCCAAGCAAGGCAAAGGGCTTAAGAAGactcagcagaaggaaaaagagaaaaagaagaaagaggaagctgttgagaaaaaaggaaaaggaaagaaaaatcaagagaaacCTAATGGACAGGTCCCAGAGGCGCACCAAAGTGCTCCAGTGGTCAGCTCTGTCaccataaagaaaagcaatgttcTTCCAGCCCATGAGGAGCAGAAGCATAATGGACCTGTCAAGAAGGTGGCTGCATCCAAGAAGAAGAGCGAGCCAG cacctgcGGACTCGGATGGGCCCCTCCACCTGCCCTACAAGACGCTCGTGTCCACGGTCAGCAGCACGGTGTTCGGCGAGGGGGAGGCCCAGCGGCTCATCGAGATCCTGACGGAGAAAGCGGGCATCGTCCAGGACACCTGGCACGCG GAGCTGGCGGCCGAGCGGGCCAAGGCGACGGCCGTGGAGGGCAAGctgaaggagcagctgctggcccgCGAGCAGGAGATGGCAGCGGTGCAGGCACGCGTGCAGGCCAGCTACCAGGACCATGTCAGCGAAacgcagcagctgcagggcaag ATCCGcaccctgcaggagcagctggagaatgGCCCCGACACGCAGCTGGCTcgcctgcagcaggagaactCCATCCTGAGCGATGCCTTCTGCCAGATCAGAAGTCAGATGGAGAGCAA GCAAAACGCTGAGGTGGCCAGGTTACAGGAGTGGTGCGGCAAGCTGATGAACGAGCTGTCTGAGAAGTCAGAGGTGCTGCGgcaagaggagcagctgaggaagagctgGAAGATGAAAGTGGCGGCCTTGGAGAGGCagatggagcagctgcag gaaaaactaggaaaaaaaaaaaaaagaaagaaccgGGGCCAGGCAGCAAGCGAACTACAGGAGCGACTGAAGGTTACCCGGGaccaactggccaaagggagaCTGAAGAAGTGTAAAGAACAGCTTCAGGAAACGGTACTTGTGGTGGCCGCAGCCATCCCTCCCCTTGGTGCTggtggagggcagggggaagcgCGTGTCAGGCAGTGGTTGAAAACCGGAGACAAGGTGGCACTTGCTGCCAGAAACCATCTGGGTGGCTTTTGGGAAGCTCTGGGAGCACAGGAGATGGTGGCCATGGTTCTCCCTTCTCAAAAGGCAGGACCTGGCCCATCTGTGAAACGCTTTGATGCTTGA
- the LOC129783357 gene encoding ribosome-binding protein 1-like isoform X2, giving the protein MDVYDPQMPNVVLFGGLMVVSAIGIFLVFTFMEKVLRPSEEALAKQGKGLKKTQQKEKEKKKKEEAVEKKGKGKKNQEKPNGQVPEAHQSAPVVSSVTIKKSNVLPAHEEQKHNGPVKKVAASKKKSEPAPADSDGPLHLPYKTLVSTVSSTVFGEGEAQRLIEILTEKAGIVQDTWHAELAAERAKATAVEGKLKEQLLAREQEMAAVQARVQASYQDHVSETQQLQGKIRTLQEQLENGPDTQLARLQQENSILSDAFCQIRSQMESKQNAEVARLQEWCGKLMNELSEKSEVLRQEEQLRKSWKMKVAALERQMEQLQEKLGKKKKRKNRGQAASELQERLKVTRDQLAKGRLKKCKEQLQETGEEDSVKEGTSV; this is encoded by the exons ATGGATGTCTATGACCCTCAGATGCCGAATGTCGTGCTCTTTGGAGGTCTGATGGTGGTATCAGCCATCGGGATCTTCCTGGTGTTCACCTTCATGGAGAAGGTCCTCCGTCCTTCTGAGGAAGCCTTGGCCAAGCAAGGCAAAGGGCTTAAGAAGactcagcagaaggaaaaagagaaaaagaagaaagaggaagctgttgagaaaaaaggaaaaggaaagaaaaatcaagagaaacCTAATGGACAGGTCCCAGAGGCGCACCAAAGTGCTCCAGTGGTCAGCTCTGTCaccataaagaaaagcaatgttcTTCCAGCCCATGAGGAGCAGAAGCATAATGGACCTGTCAAGAAGGTGGCTGCATCCAAGAAGAAGAGCGAGCCAG cacctgcGGACTCGGATGGGCCCCTCCACCTGCCCTACAAGACGCTCGTGTCCACGGTCAGCAGCACGGTGTTCGGCGAGGGGGAGGCCCAGCGGCTCATCGAGATCCTGACGGAGAAAGCGGGCATCGTCCAGGACACCTGGCACGCG GAGCTGGCGGCCGAGCGGGCCAAGGCGACGGCCGTGGAGGGCAAGctgaaggagcagctgctggcccgCGAGCAGGAGATGGCAGCGGTGCAGGCACGCGTGCAGGCCAGCTACCAGGACCATGTCAGCGAAacgcagcagctgcagggcaag ATCCGcaccctgcaggagcagctggagaatgGCCCCGACACGCAGCTGGCTcgcctgcagcaggagaactCCATCCTGAGCGATGCCTTCTGCCAGATCAGAAGTCAGATGGAGAGCAA GCAAAACGCTGAGGTGGCCAGGTTACAGGAGTGGTGCGGCAAGCTGATGAACGAGCTGTCTGAGAAGTCAGAGGTGCTGCGgcaagaggagcagctgaggaagagctgGAAGATGAAAGTGGCGGCCTTGGAGAGGCagatggagcagctgcag gaaaaactaggaaaaaaaaaaaaaagaaagaaccgGGGCCAGGCAGCAAGCGAACTACAGGAGCGACTGAAGGTTACCCGGGaccaactggccaaagggagaCTGAAGAAGTGTAAAGAACAGCTTCAGGAAACG ggggaagaggacaGCGTGAAGGAAGGGACTTCAGTCTGA